The Filimonas lacunae genomic sequence TAGTTTTCGCAGGTAAGAAACTGAGTATGTCCATAACCATCAAAGGGCTGGCAAGGGAATTAAACCTGTCTGTGTCAACCATTTCCAAAGCTTTAACAGACAGTCACGAAATCAGTAGCGAAACCAAACAGCGGGTATTAGAACTGGCCCGCAAACTCAACTACAAACCCAATCCATACGCTAGCAGCTTACGCAGACGCCGCAGCAAAACAATAGCCGTGGTGTTACCCGCTATTGCCGACAGTTTTTTTTCACTGGCTATTAATGGTATTGAAGCGGCGGCATCAGACAAAGACTACCATGTACTCATCTACCTTACACACGAAAGCTTTGCCAAAGAAGAAGCCATGCTGGACGATTTTCAACATGGCCGTGTAGATGGCATCTTAATTTCAGTATCGCGTGAAACTGCGCAAAGCAAACACATTCAGGATGTAATGAACAACGGTATCCCTGTGGTTTTCTTCGACAGGATTATAGAAGAGATTGCCACTACCAAAGTAACTACCAACGATTTTGAAAGCAGTTATCAGGCAACCAGCCACCTTATTCAACAGGGCTGTAAAAGGCTTTGCTACCTGGGCATTTCAAAAGATCTTTCTATCAGCAACACCCGCATGGAAGGTTATAAGAAAGCCTTAACGGATAATGGTTTGCCTGTAGAAGAAAGCAATATTCTGTATTGCACCAATGAAGACGAAGCTGATTTTCAGCTAATAAAAAAAACACTGAAAGGAAAGAAACGACCTGATGGCATAGTGGCGTCTGTAGAAAAACTCACTACGCCTGTGTATGTGGCGTGTGAAGAGCTTGGTTTATCTATACCAGATGATGTAAAAGTGCTCAGCTTCTCCAACTTATATACCGCCCCTATCTTAAATCCAGCATTGACCACTGTAACACAACCCGCTTTTGAAATGGGACAGAAAGCCGCGGAGATTTTATTAAAATGCCTGGGTAAGAAAAACAGCAAGCTGGACAATGAAAGCATTGTAATACCTTCTTCCCTTACCATAAGGGCGTCTACTTTGTAGTAAACACATTACCATATGCCGGCCAGCCCACGTTATTCGTACCGCAAGGCGTTGATGGGGTTTAACCGGGAAGCTTTTACAGCAGGCCATATACCTGCGCCCAGCCCCACCAGTGTACAAATAACAATGCCTATAATCACCCAGGCCCAGGGTACCACAAAACCAGTTCCCAGGAATAGGGCAAACCCATTACCCACCAGCACGCCCAGCACAATACCAAAGAAAGCACCCAGCAGGCTTATAATAGTAGATTCAAATAAAAATTGCTGACGTATGTTTTTACGTTTACCTCCAATAGCTTTAATAAGCCCTACTTCACGTGTACGCTCACTCACCGCTACCAGCATAATATTCATCAGGCCAATAGCAGCACCAATTAATGTAATCAATCCAATAGCGGCGGCTGCACCTTGTATGCTGCTTAATAAGCTGATAAACTTTTCGGCCAGTTTATCACTTTTCTCAATTACGAAATTGTCATCCTCGGTAGGATGCAGTTTACGGATAGCACGAAAAGTACCTGTAGCTTCATTCACCCCTCCATCCACCAGACGTACATCATTCATGAGCACACCTACTACGTATGAAGAAGCATTACTACCCACCCGGCGCACGTTATTATAGGTGGTAATCACCACGTTATCCGAACGCATCATAGCGCTGGTTCCCTTGCTTTTCAACACACCAATAACCCGGTACGGATAAGCTCCTACCTTAATTACTTTATCTACCGCCTTTTCGGGCTTATTGTTAAACAGTTTGTTTGCTACATCTATCCCCAGCAGGCAAACGTTGTGGCCGGTATACACATCCAGTGGAGTAAAATTGCGGCCAGAGCCTACCGTAAAACCATTTACGGCCAGGTAGTTTTCATCCCCCCCGGTAAGGCGCACATTGGGGTTGGTTTTGATGTCTTTGTAGTGTACTTCATTACTTCCACGGCCAGCCAACGAAATGCTTACAAGGCCCGGGTAATGGAAATTTTGTTTGAAAGATTCTGCATCAGCGAGACTGATGGGCTTATCCAGGTTAGATTTTTTTTGCCGCCGTCCGCCCTTCTTCAACTTAACCGATTGATTATTATTGCCAAAACGGATACGTTCTTTAAAGGCAATGGTAAAGCCATTGGCACCCATGGTAGAAAAGCTCTCCCGCAAGCTGCCATTCATAGCATCAATAGCGGTAATAATACCTATTAACGCCATGATACCAAAAGCAATAATAGCAACGGTAATACCGGTTCTCAGCCTATTGCTGCGAACCGTACGAAAAGCCAGTGCAAAAGAATCAGAAAGCGTCATACGCTACACAAGGATATTAGTTTCCCCTTGGTAATAAAGATACACTGCACCGGCCCTTTTTGCACGAAAAAACAGATAAGTGGCCCTATAAAGGTGTTGAGTGGTTTAAAAGTAAAACCAGTTAAGCAAGGCCTGTGGCTGCACCCCAAATAAAATAACGAGGCCGGCTAACGCCACCAGAATTACTTTAAATGAACCGGAAACCTCTTCGGTATGTGCCTCTCCTTCCTTAAAATACATCGCCTGTATTACACGGAAATAGTAATAAGCACTTACTGCTGCAAATAATACCCCAGCCACCACCATCCAGGTGTAGCTTCCTGTTTTAATAACAGATGCCAGCATGTAGTATTTGGCAAAAAAGCCTGCCGTTAAAGGAATACCTGCCAGAGACAACAGGAATATAGTAGTAGCGGCTGCCAGTAAAGGATTGGTTTTAGCCAGGCCGTTAAAGCCTTCAAACGTTACATCCTTCATTTTAATCAGTACCGCAAATATGCCAATAGTAGCCAGACTATAAGCAGCTGAATAAATCAGGATGCCTTCTTTAGCCAGGTCGTTTAAACTAAACACAGCAAACAGCATAAAGCCTGCCTGTGCAATGCTGGAATAAGCCAGCATACGCTTTACGCTCTGCTGGAACACAGCTGTTATGTTACCAATAAGCAAAGTAGCTATGATAATAATGCTTAACAACATTTTCCAGTCAATAGCATTAGAGGTATCTGCCACACGAGCTTCAAACAACTTAATAAAAGCAACAAAAGCAGCTGCCTTTACAATAGTAGCCATGAAAGAAGTGAATACAGAAGGAGCGCCATCATACACATCGGGAGTCCAGAAATGGAAAGGGGCAGCGGATACTTTAAAGCACATGGCCACCAGTAAAAACAGTAAACCGGTCACTTCCAGAAAGGATACACCGCGGTAGCCACCCATAATGGAGCTACGGGGCACTTCCAGCATAAAAGTACCTGTGCCGCCATATACCAATGCAATACCCATTAACAGCAAGCCCGTAGAGAACGAACCCATTAAAAAGTATTTCAGTGCCGCTTCATTGCTTTTCAGGTTGCGTTTATCGCTACCCGTTAAAATGTACAACGGAATAGATAAAATTTCAATACCCAAAAACAGCATCAGCAGGGTATTAAAAGAGGTGAGTATACACACCCCGCACAGCACAAAAAATATCAGCGTAAAATGCTCTGCTACATAGGCGCCGGTTTTCTCAATCTCTTTACCACTTAACAGCAAATAGATAAAAGTAGCTGCAATAGCAATAGAGTTAAAGAACAGGCCAAACCTTGAAAAGCTTAGCATATTATGTGTGTTTATTTTAAAGAAAGCATCGCCATAAGTATCGCACACGTTGGCAGCCAGCAACACCAGCAGTCCTAACCCTGCAATAAACTTGTGAGCGCCTTTGTTTTTAAAAAGAACACTGCTGAGCATCATTACAACACCCCATATAGCCGAAAGTATAATCGCGTTCATATTATTCTGTGCAATAAGCTTTTAAATCAAATGAATGTGTGTTTAAAATACAGCCTGAACCGTATCATTGGTTAACTGTATCACAGGTTGCGGGTAAACACCCAGCACAATAATACCTATAGCCAGTAATGCCAGCACCAGTTTTACAGAGATGTTACTATCTGTTGCATTTGCAGCAGCAGGTGCCAGTTCACCGTAAAATACTTTCTGCACCATACCCAGGGTATACACCGCAGCCAGTATAATACTGATTCCCGCAACAGCAGCTAACCATATATTGTAACGGAACAAACCGTTAAACATCATAAACTCGCCCACAAAAGCATTGGTTAGTGGCAGTGCAATATTGGCAAAAGCCATTACCACCAGCAGAATAGCCAATCCAGGCGCTTTTTGCGCCAACCCGCCCAACTGGCTGAATTTGCGTGTGCCCAGTTGCTGCTCTACCGCATCGGCCACAATCCACAAACCAATTACGTTAATGCCGTGGTTAAACATCTGCACCATCACACCCTGCAAACCTACCTGCTGGTGTGCGAAAATGGCAGCAGCCATTAAACCGATGTGCCCGATAGAGGAATACGCAATTAAGCGCTTAATATCATCCTGCCGAATGGCTATCAGTGAAGCATATAAAATGCCTATTACACAAAACACAATTACCAGGTGATCAAACTTAGCCACCGCATCCGGAAACACAGGCAATACCCAGCGAATTACTGCATATAAGCCCATTTTCACCATCACACCACTTAGTATCATAGTAACTGCAGTAGGTGATTGTTCGTAAGTATCCGGCTGCCAGGTATGGAAAGGAAATATCGGCATCTTAATAGCAAATGCTATAAAGAAGGCCCAGAACAACCAAACCTGTTCTTTCAGAGAAAGTTTTACATGATAAAACGCCTGTAAAGCAAATGACTGATCTTCTGTTTTACTATGCAGGTAAATAATACCTACCAGCATTAACAGAGAACCCACAAACGTGTATACAAAGAATTTAAACGTAACAGCAATACGCTTTTCACCACCCCACTGCGAACACAGGAAGTAAGCAGGTATTAAAGCAAATTCCCAGAAGAAGTAAAAAAGCAAGGCATCAGAAGCCAGGAACACGCCCATTAAACCTGTTTGCAATAACAGCATCAGGCCGTAAAAGCTACCCGGTTTTGCATACTCGTTCTTATAAGTAGCCCCAAACACTAATGGAAACGCTACAGCTGTTAATGCACAAAGCATTTTAGCCATCCCATCCATTGATAAGGCAAAACGGCTGCCTAATTCTGGTAACCAGGATGCATCAACAGTGGTTTCAGTTACACGGTGTGTGCATATGCCACCAATAGCAACCACTAAAGTGGCTAATGAAGCAATGAAAGCCCAGGCTTTAGCCCCTTTTCCATTAGGAATAAAAAAGCTAAGCAAACCGGCAACGGCAGGTATCAATATTAATAAAACAGGGATCATTTAAAATATTTTCTGCACGAATTGTAAAATAATAGTTTGATTCCAGAACACTAAGAACAATACAACAATCGACAATACAATCACCAGTATGTAGCTGCCTACCAAACCGCTCTGTAACAAGCGAAGCTGGCGGGAAGCATAGTGAACAAACCTGCCCACACCGTTAACAATACCGTCAATGCCGGATTTTTCAATAATATTCTTCAATACATCCGCCAGTTTCAGTAAAGGGTTTACTATTACGGCATCGTATATTTCATCTACATACCATTTGTTTTGCAGCACCTTGCCTAAACCAGTAGCCTCTTCCAGCTCCGGCTTTTTGCTAAAGCGGTTCACGGCAAATAAAATAGCCAGTGCAGCAATAGCTACAGAAACGCCCATCAATAAATACTCTGTGCTATGTTCTATATGATGTGCCTGTTCTGTGGTAATAGAACCCGATAAGAAGGAATGCAGGTGATGATCTCCCCATAAAATTTCAGGAACTCCCACAGCACCACCTATTACACTGAGTATAGCCAGTATAATTAAAGGAATGGTCATGGCTTTAGGCGATTCGTGCAAATGATGCTCCTGGTCATGTGTACCACGGAAAGTGCCCAAAAAGGTAGTGGCATACAAACGGAACATATAAAAAGCAGTTAACCCGGCAGTAACTACACCAATACCCCAGTAGATAGGGCTATGTGCATAAGCCGCAGCTAATATCTCATCTTTAGAAAAGAAACCACTGAAAGGAGGTATACCGGAAATGGCCAGACACCCCATCAAAAAGGTAAAATGTGTTACACGCAACTTTTTTCTCAGTCCACCCATTTTACGAATGTCCTGCTCGTGGTGCATAGCATGAATAACAGAACCAGCCCCCAGGAACAACAGCGCTTTAAAGAAAGCGTGCGTCATTACGTGAAACACGGCACCGGTATAAGCACCTACGCCCAAACCTAAAAACATATACCCCAGTTGGCTCACCGTAGAATAAGCCAGTACTTTTTTAATATCGTTTTGCTTAATGGCAATCGTCGCTGCAAACAAAGCAGTAGCCAGCCCTATAATAGCCACAATGTGTTGTGTGCAGGGAGCCAGCGAATACAGCACGTTGCTACGCGCAATCATATAAATACCTGCGGTAACCATGGTAGCAGCGTGTATTAACGCAGATACCGGGGTTGGGCCTGCCATTGCATCAGGCAACCAGGTATATAAAGGTATCTGTGCACTTTTACCTGCTGCACCTACAAACAGTAGCAGCGTAATAGCGCCAATATCCACTTTACTTAACTGGCTTACGCGGGTAAACACCTCACTGTATTCCACAGTGCCCACCTTAGCCAGTAACCAGAACACCGCCAGCAAAAAGCCTAAGTCACCAATACGGTTCATTACAAACGCTTTCTTGGCAGCATTGCTGTAGTTATTATTCTTAAACCAGAAGCCGATTAACAGGTAAGAACACAGACCTACCCCTTCCCATCCAATAAACATGATCACATAGTTGCCACCTAACACCAGCAACAACATAGAAAACACGAATAAATTCAGGTAAGCGAAATATCTGCCATAATGTTCGGTAGGCTCATCGTGCATATAAGAAGTAGAATACACATGGATGAGGAAACCAATACCTGTAATAATTAACAGGAACAAGCTTGACAAAGCGTCTACCAGGAAGGCAAACTGAATTTTAAAGCTGCTGATATTAATGAAGCTAAACAATACAGAAGTAGAAGGATAAGTGCCGGAAGCCAGTTTAGGCGCATGCAGCTGGTTGGCAAACAACATAACCGATACTACAAAAGATGCCAGCAAAGCTCCGCAACCGATAACACCTATGGCTGGCTTGCTTAACTGCTTTCTGAAAAGGCCGTTAATTAAAAAACCCAGCAGCGGAAACAATGGTACTAAAAATACTAAGTTGGTCACTATCTAATTTTTTAACCGGTTCAAAAAGTTCACATCCACAGAATGTACATTACGGTACATCATAACTATAACAGCAAGCCCCACACTTACCTCTGCTGCTGCCACCACCATTATAAAAAATACAAACAACTGTCCGTCTATACCTGTTGTACTGGTAGCATCGTGCGCAAATGCAGCACCATGATACATTTTGGAAAAAGCCACCAGCAAAAGATTCACCGCATTCAGCATTAACTCAATACACATGAAAATGATAATGGCATTTCTTCTTACCAGCACACCTACTATTCCTATGCAAAACAGGCAGGCGGCTAATGTGATATAATATTGAATTGGCATATCTATGAATTAATCTTTTTTACCTATTACAACAGCACCCACCATGGCGCTTAAAAACAATACGCTGCTTATTTCAAAAGGCACTACATACTCTGTAAACAACACCTTGCCCAGGGTTTGAATCAGGCCAATATTGCCCTCTTTCAATTGAGCAGTGCGGTTAACCATATCAGCAGAAGAACGCACTACCGATATCATAATCAGAAACAGAATGCCTCCCGACACAATTCCTGCAAACTTCATCCACAGGTTCTTGCGTGTTTCAATTACCACACTCAGGTTCATTAGCATGATCACAAATAAGAACAATACCATGATGGCCCCGGCATACACAATCAGGTTTACAATGGCCAGAAACTGAGCATTCAACAACACATAATGTCCTGAAATAGCAAAGAATACAACAATCAGCCACAATACACTGTGTACAGGGTTTTTACTGGCCAGCACCATAATAGCGCCTGTTAATGCTATCGCACTTAAAAACCAGAAAAGAAATTGAATGATACCCATTAATGCTACTATTTAATTTGTTTTTGTCCCTTAGCCTGTGCATACGCTTCCGGCTCTGTTACAGGGTTTGGAATCAATAAGTCTTTCTTACCGTAAATCAGTTCCTTCCGGGCAAAACTGGCAGGAGCAACTGTTTCGCTCAGGTAAATGGCATCTTTGGGACAAGCATCTTCACACAATCCACAGAATATGCAACGTAACATGTTAATTTCATAACGGGCTGCATATTTCTCTTCCCTGTATAAATGCTCTTCGCCTTCTTTTCTTTCCGCTGCTTCCATAGTAATGGCTTCAGCAGGGCAGGCTACAGCGCATAAACCACACGCGGTACAGTTTTCACGTCCTTCTTCATCCCTGTTCAATACATGCAAACCTCTGAACACCGGGCTGAATTCCCTGGTTTCTTCGGGATAACGAATAGTGGGCTTTTTATGAAACATATGACTAAAAGTGATAGTCATACCTTTTAATATAGCCGGAAGATATATCTTCTCCAGCAAGTTCATCGGCTTGCGGGATACGGGTTTCGATCTTTGCGTTAACAGTTGCATAATTAATTTTATTGTCTTGACAATACAACAACAGCAGTAACCAACATATTCACTAATGCCAAAGGAATTAACCCTTTCCAGCCCAGGTTCATCAACTGGTCGTAACGGAAACGGGGCAATGTCCACCTGATCCACATAAACACGAAAATAAATATCAGTGTTTTAGCCATTAAGGATACCACACCTAACACTGCCATCAGTTGTGGATCAAATTTACTTTCATTCACAAACGGTATATCATAACCACCAAAGAATAAAGTGGCCATAATTACACTACTGATGAACATGTTAATATATTCTGCAAACAGGAAAAAGCCCAGCTTCATAGAAGAGTATTCCTGGTGATAACCCATGTTCAATTCACTTTCTGCTTCTGATAAGTCAAAAGGTGCACGGTTACATTCTGCCAGCGCACACACGAAGAAGATAAGGAAACCTACCGGTTGATATACAATATTCCACCAATGACCATTGATCTGTTGCTCAGCAATTGTTTTTAAACTCAGTGAGCCGGTAATCATTAACAGGGCAATTAAAGAAATACCCATAGCCAGTTCATAGCTAATCACCTGGCTGGCGCCACGCAGGGCAGCCATCAGAGAAAACTTGTTGTTACTGGCCCAGCCACCGATCATAATACCATACACACCCATGCTTACCACACCAAACACATACAGGATACCGATATTAATATCAGCTACCTGCAGGTCAATAGCACGACCGGCAATTTTTATCTGGCTACCCCAGGGCACAACAGCACAAGTCATCATAGCTGTTAACATGGCCAGCGAAGGACCCAGGATAAATAAAAACTTATTAGAGCTATTAGGAATGATCTCTTCTTTAAAAAACAATTTCAAACCATCTGCCAACGGCTGCAGCAAACCAAACGGACCGGCCCTGTTAGGTCCAACCCTGTCTTGCATCCAGGCAGCCACCTTACGCTCGCCGTAAGTAGCATACATGGCCACCACCAGTGAAATGCTGATGATTATGGCAATCAATACCAGTTTTTCTATTAGTAAAGCCCAGTCAAAAACAAGTAAGTTCATCGGAATGTGGTTAATCTTTTTTAGTTACTCGGTCAAAATCATCTGAATGTGCAGGTCCTTCAATCAGGCTTAAATCAATCTCAGGCCTGTTTACCTCACTTACACTATGAATGTCCATAAACAAACGTGGCTTACGGCCATCCATAACCGCTTCAAATGTTTCTTTCGGCTTCTCTATTCCTACATAATGCCCTTGCGAAATAACAGAATGGCGGCTTATTTCACGTGGACCTTCAATAGTCCAGTCGCTTGTTTTCTTCTTCTCAAAACGGCACTCGTTGCAAATCCAGTCTTCCACTTCACCCCACTCATCTTTGCGCGCAGTTACACGAAACACCTCATCACCTCTATACCACAGGGTAACCTTACCGCTACACTTGCTACAGCTGCAATGTGCA encodes the following:
- a CDS encoding LacI family DNA-binding transcriptional regulator, whose protein sequence is MSITIKGLARELNLSVSTISKALTDSHEISSETKQRVLELARKLNYKPNPYASSLRRRRSKTIAVVLPAIADSFFSLAINGIEAAASDKDYHVLIYLTHESFAKEEAMLDDFQHGRVDGILISVSRETAQSKHIQDVMNNGIPVVFFDRIIEEIATTKVTTNDFESSYQATSHLIQQGCKRLCYLGISKDLSISNTRMEGYKKALTDNGLPVEESNILYCTNEDEADFQLIKKTLKGKKRPDGIVASVEKLTTPVYVACEELGLSIPDDVKVLSFSNLYTAPILNPALTTVTQPAFEMGQKAAEILLKCLGKKNSKLDNESIVIPSSLTIRASTL
- a CDS encoding ABC transporter permease — encoded protein: MTLSDSFALAFRTVRSNRLRTGITVAIIAFGIMALIGIITAIDAMNGSLRESFSTMGANGFTIAFKERIRFGNNNQSVKLKKGGRRQKKSNLDKPISLADAESFKQNFHYPGLVSISLAGRGSNEVHYKDIKTNPNVRLTGGDENYLAVNGFTVGSGRNFTPLDVYTGHNVCLLGIDVANKLFNNKPEKAVDKVIKVGAYPYRVIGVLKSKGTSAMMRSDNVVITTYNNVRRVGSNASSYVVGVLMNDVRLVDGGVNEATGTFRAIRKLHPTEDDNFVIEKSDKLAEKFISLLSSIQGAAAAIGLITLIGAAIGLMNIMLVAVSERTREVGLIKAIGGKRKNIRQQFLFESTIISLLGAFFGIVLGVLVGNGFALFLGTGFVVPWAWVIIGIVICTLVGLGAGIWPAVKASRLNPINALRYE
- a CDS encoding NADH-quinone oxidoreductase subunit N; translated protein: MNAIILSAIWGVVMMLSSVLFKNKGAHKFIAGLGLLVLLAANVCDTYGDAFFKINTHNMLSFSRFGLFFNSIAIAATFIYLLLSGKEIEKTGAYVAEHFTLIFFVLCGVCILTSFNTLLMLFLGIEILSIPLYILTGSDKRNLKSNEAALKYFLMGSFSTGLLLMGIALVYGGTGTFMLEVPRSSIMGGYRGVSFLEVTGLLFLLVAMCFKVSAAPFHFWTPDVYDGAPSVFTSFMATIVKAAAFVAFIKLFEARVADTSNAIDWKMLLSIIIIATLLIGNITAVFQQSVKRMLAYSSIAQAGFMLFAVFSLNDLAKEGILIYSAAYSLATIGIFAVLIKMKDVTFEGFNGLAKTNPLLAAATTIFLLSLAGIPLTAGFFAKYYMLASVIKTGSYTWMVVAGVLFAAVSAYYYFRVIQAMYFKEGEAHTEEVSGSFKVILVALAGLVILFGVQPQALLNWFYF
- a CDS encoding complex I subunit 4 family protein, with protein sequence MIPVLLILIPAVAGLLSFFIPNGKGAKAWAFIASLATLVVAIGGICTHRVTETTVDASWLPELGSRFALSMDGMAKMLCALTAVAFPLVFGATYKNEYAKPGSFYGLMLLLQTGLMGVFLASDALLFYFFWEFALIPAYFLCSQWGGEKRIAVTFKFFVYTFVGSLLMLVGIIYLHSKTEDQSFALQAFYHVKLSLKEQVWLFWAFFIAFAIKMPIFPFHTWQPDTYEQSPTAVTMILSGVMVKMGLYAVIRWVLPVFPDAVAKFDHLVIVFCVIGILYASLIAIRQDDIKRLIAYSSIGHIGLMAAAIFAHQQVGLQGVMVQMFNHGINVIGLWIVADAVEQQLGTRKFSQLGGLAQKAPGLAILLVVMAFANIALPLTNAFVGEFMMFNGLFRYNIWLAAVAGISIILAAVYTLGMVQKVFYGELAPAAANATDSNISVKLVLALLAIGIIVLGVYPQPVIQLTNDTVQAVF
- the nuoL gene encoding NADH-quinone oxidoreductase subunit L produces the protein MTNLVFLVPLFPLLGFLINGLFRKQLSKPAIGVIGCGALLASFVVSVMLFANQLHAPKLASGTYPSTSVLFSFINISSFKIQFAFLVDALSSLFLLIITGIGFLIHVYSTSYMHDEPTEHYGRYFAYLNLFVFSMLLLVLGGNYVIMFIGWEGVGLCSYLLIGFWFKNNNYSNAAKKAFVMNRIGDLGFLLAVFWLLAKVGTVEYSEVFTRVSQLSKVDIGAITLLLFVGAAGKSAQIPLYTWLPDAMAGPTPVSALIHAATMVTAGIYMIARSNVLYSLAPCTQHIVAIIGLATALFAATIAIKQNDIKKVLAYSTVSQLGYMFLGLGVGAYTGAVFHVMTHAFFKALLFLGAGSVIHAMHHEQDIRKMGGLRKKLRVTHFTFLMGCLAISGIPPFSGFFSKDEILAAAYAHSPIYWGIGVVTAGLTAFYMFRLYATTFLGTFRGTHDQEHHLHESPKAMTIPLIILAILSVIGGAVGVPEILWGDHHLHSFLSGSITTEQAHHIEHSTEYLLMGVSVAIAALAILFAVNRFSKKPELEEATGLGKVLQNKWYVDEIYDAVIVNPLLKLADVLKNIIEKSGIDGIVNGVGRFVHYASRQLRLLQSGLVGSYILVIVLSIVVLFLVFWNQTIILQFVQKIF
- the nuoK gene encoding NADH-quinone oxidoreductase subunit NuoK, giving the protein MPIQYYITLAACLFCIGIVGVLVRRNAIIIFMCIELMLNAVNLLLVAFSKMYHGAAFAHDATSTTGIDGQLFVFFIMVVAAAEVSVGLAVIVMMYRNVHSVDVNFLNRLKN
- a CDS encoding NADH-quinone oxidoreductase subunit J family protein, translating into MGIIQFLFWFLSAIALTGAIMVLASKNPVHSVLWLIVVFFAISGHYVLLNAQFLAIVNLIVYAGAIMVLFLFVIMLMNLSVVIETRKNLWMKFAGIVSGGILFLIMISVVRSSADMVNRTAQLKEGNIGLIQTLGKVLFTEYVVPFEISSVLFLSAMVGAVVIGKKD
- the nuoI gene encoding NADH-quinone oxidoreductase subunit NuoI, with protein sequence MQLLTQRSKPVSRKPMNLLEKIYLPAILKGMTITFSHMFHKKPTIRYPEETREFSPVFRGLHVLNRDEEGRENCTACGLCAVACPAEAITMEAAERKEGEEHLYREEKYAARYEINMLRCIFCGLCEDACPKDAIYLSETVAPASFARKELIYGKKDLLIPNPVTEPEAYAQAKGQKQIK
- the nuoH gene encoding NADH-quinone oxidoreductase subunit NuoH, translating into MNLLVFDWALLIEKLVLIAIIISISLVVAMYATYGERKVAAWMQDRVGPNRAGPFGLLQPLADGLKLFFKEEIIPNSSNKFLFILGPSLAMLTAMMTCAVVPWGSQIKIAGRAIDLQVADINIGILYVFGVVSMGVYGIMIGGWASNNKFSLMAALRGASQVISYELAMGISLIALLMITGSLSLKTIAEQQINGHWWNIVYQPVGFLIFFVCALAECNRAPFDLSEAESELNMGYHQEYSSMKLGFFLFAEYINMFISSVIMATLFFGGYDIPFVNESKFDPQLMAVLGVVSLMAKTLIFIFVFMWIRWTLPRFRYDQLMNLGWKGLIPLALVNMLVTAVVVLSRQ